In Lemur catta isolate mLemCat1 chromosome 1, mLemCat1.pri, whole genome shotgun sequence, one DNA window encodes the following:
- the LOC123641224 gene encoding LOW QUALITY PROTEIN: calcium-binding tyrosine phosphorylation-regulated protein-like (The sequence of the model RefSeq protein was modified relative to this genomic sequence to represent the inferred CDS: inserted 1 base in 1 codon; deleted 1 base in 1 codon; substituted 1 base at 1 genomic stop codon): protein MICSKPRLVILYGLKTLLXGVSRAILKTNPPNITQFTAAYFKELIVFRGGNTSLDIKDLVKQFHQIKVEKWSERMVQKKKPECVNEPEGTSAISPAPTQVEKSTDTEKDNIAGTLFSNKTTQFPSVHPEFLEHESTAEAVHGLSSKPTTPKTASPPSSPPPAGVSPEFAYVPADPAKFAAQMLGKVSSTYSDQSDVLMVDVATSMPVIKEALSSESDEDVTVATSPVYSREVVAVQVVSQKSDHVDLGPKTKGNKAEPSTASSFPLQDEQEPPAYDRAPEVSLQADTEVTSTVHISSIYEDEPVTEGVVYVEQMPEQIFIPFTVQVACLKENEQSPPXSSKPVVHKTVSGMSKKSVESVKLIHLEEHAEYDSSVHVEAEATVLLSDTYMKVLPEVSAQPLDAEGSITIGSEKSLHLEVDIISMVADKSGQEESGENSAPQEIPKPVFPGEVADVHVKSSGGSIPPFPEGLNAPEIEPEGEGST, encoded by the exons ATGATTTGTTCAAAGCCCAGACTTGTCATACTTTATGGCCTCAAGACTCTGCTATAGGGAGTTAGCAGAGCCATTCTCAAAACCAATCCACCAAACATCACCCAGTTTACAGCAGcttattttaaagaacttattGTGTtcagaggagggaatacttctcTGGATATAAAAGATCTAGTTAAACAGTTTCATCAGATTAAAGTAGAGAAGTGGTCAGAAAGAATGGTACAGAAGAAGAAACCAGAATGTGTAAATGAACCAGAAGGAACATCTGCAATTTCTCCAGCACCTACACAGGTGGAA AAATCTACAGACACAGAGAAGGACAATATAGCTGGAACACTATTTAGCAACAAAACCACCCAGTTTCCATCAGTTCATCCTGAGTTCTTAGAGCATGAGAGCACAGCTGAAGCAGTTCATGGTCTGTCTTCTAAACCAACCACCCCTAAGACTGCTAGCCCACCCTCATCACCACCTCCAGCAGGTGTCTCTCCAGAGTTTGCCTATGTCCCAGCTGACCCAGCCAAGTTTGCTGCTCAGATGTTAGGTAAAGTTTCATCTACTTATTCTGATCAATCTGATGTTTTAATGGTGGATGTGGCAACCAGTATGCCTGTTATCAAGGAAGCACTGAGCTCAGAGTCTGATGAAGATGTCACAGTGGCCACTTCTCCTGTGTATTCTAGAGAAGTGGTAGCAGTGCAGGTTGTGAGCCAGAAATCTGACCATGTAGATTTGGGTCCTAAAACTAAAGGCAATAAGGCTGAACCATCAACAGCTTCCTCATTCCCCTTGCAGGATGAACAAGAACCTCCTGCTTATGATCGAGCTCCTGAGGTCTCTTTGCAGGCTGATACTGAGGTTACATCAACTGTTCATATATCATCTATCTATGAAGATGAGCCTGTAACTGAAGGAGTTGTTTATGTTGAACAAATGCCAGAACAAATATTTATCCCCTTTACTGTTCAAGTTGCTTGCCTTAAAGAAAATGAGCAGTCACCAC GTAGTTCCAAACCTGTAGTACACAAGACAGTCTCAGGCATGTCTAAAAAATCTGTAGAGTCTGTAAAACTTATACATTTGGAGGAGCATGCAGAATATGATTCCTCAGTACATGTGGAGGCAGAAGCTACAGTTCTACTCTCTGACACTTACATGAAAGTTCTGCCTGAGGTATCTGCACAGCCCCTGGATGCAGAGGGCTCCATCACAATAGGCTCTGAAAAATCTCTGCATCTTGAAGTGGACATCATTTCAATGGTCGCTGACAAAAGTGGGCAGGAGGAGTCAGGGGAAAACTCTGCACCCCAGGAGATCCCCAAACCTGTGTTCCCTGGGGAAGTGGCAGATGTACATGTAAAATCATCTGGTGGCTCCATTCCTCCTTTTCCAGAAGGTCTCAATGCACCAGAAATTGAACCAGAAGGGGAAGGCAGCACCTGA